The DNA region ACGCTTAAGTACTACTTGACCGATTGTTTGAGTGGCAATTTCTGAGGTTGAGGGTTTAACTTCTATTGTTAAAACTGCTTCTTCTGTACGATAAAGCCAGAGTAATTCATTGTTTTCTACTATACAAATATTCATCCTCTGAATATCTGGTTGCCGTCGCCATGCGGTGATTTGCCACAACCCATCAGATGACCACACTCTACCAATATTCCATCCTTCCGAAAGAAAAAAATATTTCACGGTTTTATCTCGCTATTTTGACTATAAATTTTGATATCTACACCCACAAAATTGACTCAGTAGATGTTTTAAATAAAGCAGCTTGGCTCATCCAGCTATGATGCCAAGATTCCTGATTATGCTTTGTCTGAGGCACTCTCATCAGTTAAAAGGCTAACTTGAAATGCGAAGGATGAGAGCTAATTGAGCAGCTTAACAAATTTTATTTGAAAAAATCTTATTCTTTTAAGACAATTTTATGGTGTTGATAAATTTCAGTATTTAATCTGAAATTTTGCGGATTTTCACATATACAGACTGTCTTATAAAGTTGCTGGAATTTTAAATTCAAATGGTTCAAAATATCACCTTAAAATACCGAAGCAACAAAATGAGTTTTTGTAACATTTTTTGATATAAGTTCAATAATTATGCTTTTAACATCTGTAATATCAAATTACATTGATGTAGGATTTACGCATCAAAATTTTCTGTGGGGATTGGGTGTGAGGGTGAAAGGGTATGGGGTGTAAGGGTTTTGAATACTTACACCCTTACACCCTCATACCCCTACAATCGTGCTAAAACCTTGAGATTTAGTTTTTATGGGTAAATTCAGTATTATTGGCTAACTTGAGCCTGCCTGAATTATAAAAAATTGGGTATTATTGCCAGACATATAGTATGATTACTGACCGCTAATTGAAAAAATTTCAAAGGTATGACTTTGTTTCCCTTTTCTATACGAAGATGGGGTCGGTTGACTCAATTCGTTTCTCTGTTCTGTCTGTGTTTATTTTTAGTCATTAGTTGTGGTACGCGACCACAAGCAAATACCACGCCATCGAGTAATACCAATACGCCTGGGGGTGATGGTCGTATTACTATTGGGACAACTGCCAAACCAAGGACATTAGATCCAGCCGATGCTTACGAGTTGGCATCTTTGGGTTTAGTGTTTAATATGAGCGATCGCCTTTATACTTACGAAGCAGGTAGCACAGAAATTAAACCCCAACTGGCGACAAGTTTACCCAAAGTCAGCCAAGACGGTTTAACTTACACTATCCCGTTACGCCAAGGAGTTGTGTTTCACGATGACACACCCTTCAACGCCAAAGCAATGGAGTTTAGTATTAAGCGATTTATTGAAAATAAAGGTAAACCTTCTTTTTTATTAGCTGATACAGTAGCTTCAGTCACCGCGACAGGTGAAAATGAGCTAACAATTAAACTCAAAAAACCCTTTGCAGCATTTCCTTCTTTACTCGCATTTTCGGGAGTTTGTGCAGTTTCACCCAAAGCATATCAATTGGGTGCTGGTAAATTTCAACCCAACACATTTGTAGGGACTGGCCCTTATAAATTAGCGCAGTATGGTACAGATTCACTGCGGATGGATGTATTTGATAAATATTGGGGAGAAAAACCAGTAAATCAAGGGGTTAATGTCCAAATTCAAACCAGTCCAGTTAACTTGTTTAATGCCTTTCGGACAGGTGCAGTAGATGTAGCTTATTTATCACTACAACCTGATCAAATTCGCAGCTTAGAGGAAGGTGGTAAAAAAGGAGATTGGCAAGCGATTACGGCTCAAGGTAGTGTGGTAAGTTATCTGGTATTGAATCGCAATCAAAAACCGTTAGATAAACCAGAAGTTAGACAAGCGATCGCAGCAATTATTGACCGTCAACTATTAAATGAGCGAGTTTTATACGGTCAAGCTGATCCACTTTACAGTATGATTCCGACTACTT from Aulosira sp. FACHB-615 includes:
- a CDS encoding ABC transporter substrate-binding protein, coding for MTLFPFSIRRWGRLTQFVSLFCLCLFLVISCGTRPQANTTPSSNTNTPGGDGRITIGTTAKPRTLDPADAYELASLGLVFNMSDRLYTYEAGSTEIKPQLATSLPKVSQDGLTYTIPLRQGVVFHDDTPFNAKAMEFSIKRFIENKGKPSFLLADTVASVTATGENELTIKLKKPFAAFPSLLAFSGVCAVSPKAYQLGAGKFQPNTFVGTGPYKLAQYGTDSLRMDVFDKYWGEKPVNQGVNVQIQTSPVNLFNAFRTGAVDVAYLSLQPDQIRSLEEGGKKGDWQAITAQGSVVSYLVLNRNQKPLDKPEVRQAIAAIIDRQLLNERVLYGQADPLYSMIPTTFNVSQPLFKDKYGDGKFDQAKELLTKAGYSKDNPVKIPLWYPSSSPTRSLAAQTLKSLADTKMEGIVQLEVNTVEGPTFFKDISKGSYPAALLDWYPDFLDPDNYVQPFLACQKGSDAKGCEDGGSQTQGSFYYSETMNKLIDQQRKEQNPAAREKIFAQIQTQVLNDVPYVPLWQNKDYVFAQKGVSNVQLDPTQNLIYKTIKK